In Streptomyces sp. NBC_01717, one DNA window encodes the following:
- a CDS encoding glutathione-independent formaldehyde dehydrogenase encodes MKAVVYKGPFTVAVEDVEKPRIQHPNDVIVRITSTAICGSDLHMYEGRTAAEPGIVFGHENMGIIEEIGQGITSLKEGDRVVMPFNVACGFCINCVEGFTGFCQTVNPGFAGGAYGYVAMGPWPGGQAEYLRVPYADFNCLKLPPGDEQETDFMLLADIFPTGYHGCELADVRPGESVAVYGGGPVGLMAAYSALLRGAKKVFVVDRVPERLEKAREIGAVPINFAEGDPVEQIREQTEGIGTDKGVDAVGYQATAQGTDREEPATVLNSLVGTVRATGALGVPGLYVPADPGGPNEQAKHGMLLVSIGKLFEKGLRIGTGQCNVKRYNRYLRDMIIEGRATPSFVVSHELPLDQASSAYDKFDKRIEGYTKVVLHP; translated from the coding sequence GTGAAAGCCGTCGTGTACAAGGGACCGTTCACCGTGGCGGTCGAAGACGTTGAAAAGCCCAGGATTCAGCACCCGAACGATGTGATCGTACGGATCACCTCCACCGCGATCTGCGGCTCTGACCTGCACATGTACGAGGGTCGCACCGCGGCTGAGCCCGGCATCGTCTTCGGCCACGAGAACATGGGAATCATCGAGGAAATCGGCCAGGGCATCACCTCGCTCAAAGAAGGCGACCGCGTGGTCATGCCCTTCAATGTCGCCTGCGGGTTCTGCATCAATTGCGTGGAGGGATTCACCGGATTCTGTCAGACCGTCAATCCCGGCTTCGCGGGCGGCGCTTACGGCTATGTCGCCATGGGACCCTGGCCGGGCGGCCAAGCAGAATACCTGCGCGTTCCCTACGCCGACTTCAACTGTCTGAAGCTGCCACCAGGAGACGAGCAGGAGACCGACTTCATGCTGCTCGCCGACATCTTCCCCACCGGCTACCACGGCTGTGAACTCGCCGATGTCCGCCCGGGCGAGAGCGTCGCCGTGTACGGCGGCGGGCCGGTCGGGCTCATGGCCGCGTACTCGGCCCTGCTGCGCGGCGCGAAGAAGGTGTTCGTCGTGGACCGGGTCCCCGAGCGGCTGGAGAAGGCCCGGGAGATCGGTGCGGTTCCGATCAACTTCGCCGAGGGCGATCCCGTGGAGCAGATCAGGGAGCAGACCGAGGGCATCGGCACGGACAAGGGCGTGGACGCCGTCGGCTACCAGGCGACGGCTCAGGGCACGGACCGCGAGGAACCGGCGACGGTCCTGAACTCGCTCGTCGGCACGGTCCGGGCCACTGGAGCGCTCGGCGTGCCCGGACTCTACGTCCCGGCCGACCCCGGAGGCCCCAACGAGCAGGCCAAGCACGGCATGCTCCTCGTCTCGATCGGCAAGCTCTTCGAGAAGGGCCTGCGGATCGGTACAGGGCAGTGCAACGTGAAGCGCTACAACCGGTACCTGCGCGACATGATCATCGAGGGCCGGGCGACGCCGAGCTTCGTCGTCTCGCATGAACTTCCTCTGGACCAGGCGTCGTCGGCGTACGACAAGTTCGACAAGCGGATCGAGGGCTACACGAAGGTCGTGCTGCACCCGTAG
- a CDS encoding MarR family winged helix-turn-helix transcriptional regulator, with protein sequence MPHDEEPLRPLDQTEEKLVRALGNVMTALPRLVDADMVRDGALPLSEYTPLMFLSEAPHHRMRMSELAAVCNLSLSGMTRVVNRLEKQGLIQRAKCQEDLRGWNAVLTGDGLARLREAWPSHLASIRRHVLDNLAGHDLAALGAALQRVATAP encoded by the coding sequence ATGCCCCACGACGAAGAGCCCCTGCGCCCCTTGGACCAGACCGAGGAAAAGCTCGTGCGCGCCCTGGGCAATGTCATGACGGCGCTGCCGCGACTGGTTGACGCGGACATGGTCCGTGACGGAGCGCTTCCCCTCTCGGAGTACACCCCCCTCATGTTCCTGTCCGAGGCTCCCCACCACCGGATGCGGATGAGCGAACTCGCCGCTGTCTGCAACCTGTCCCTCAGCGGAATGACCCGCGTCGTCAACCGCCTCGAAAAGCAGGGACTCATCCAACGAGCCAAGTGCCAGGAAGACCTGCGCGGATGGAACGCCGTCCTCACCGGCGACGGCCTCGCCCGTCTGCGGGAAGCCTGGCCCTCCCATCTGGCCAGCATCCGACGGCACGTCCTCGACAACCTCGCCGGCCACGACCTCGCCGCACTCGGCGCCGCACTCCAACGCGTGGCGACCGCACCCTGA
- a CDS encoding NAD(P)/FAD-dependent oxidoreductase: protein MKDVLVIGGGFAGVWSAAGAVRATREAGEEVRVTLVSGGDDLVVRPRLYEEEPESKRVPLDRVLGPIGVRRVTATVTGIDTGARTVRAVGRAGEDLTLSYDKLVLAAGSRLVRPDFPGARNVFDVDTLSTAAAFDHHLRRLPQRAPSPGRYTAVVVGAGFTGLEVATGLGERLRAIAHAHGAGEEVRVVLVDRADVLGPELGSGPRPQIDGAVDELKIERRLGRTVASATQDDVTLSDGEVIPTATVVWTAGMVASSLTAQIPGERDRLGRLSVDAYLRVTGVPDVYAAGDTASALAEEGHYTTQSCQHAQPMGKFAGHNVAADLLGTDPLPFTPDPYGVCLDLGPAGAVVTQGWDRTVQMTGEGAKSLKRDINTLWIYPPVDDAEQILAQAGRFSNL from the coding sequence ATGAAGGACGTCCTTGTCATCGGTGGAGGATTCGCCGGCGTGTGGAGCGCGGCAGGAGCCGTGCGCGCCACGCGTGAGGCAGGCGAGGAGGTGCGGGTGACCCTGGTCAGTGGTGGTGACGATCTGGTCGTGCGGCCCCGTCTCTACGAAGAGGAACCGGAGAGCAAGCGGGTGCCTCTGGACCGTGTTCTCGGGCCCATCGGGGTGCGCCGGGTCACAGCGACGGTGACCGGTATCGACACCGGGGCCCGTACGGTGCGGGCCGTCGGACGAGCAGGCGAGGATCTGACACTGTCGTACGACAAGCTCGTGCTGGCCGCAGGCAGTCGGCTGGTGCGCCCCGACTTCCCGGGCGCGCGCAACGTCTTCGACGTCGACACCCTGTCGACGGCGGCCGCGTTCGACCATCACCTGCGGCGGCTGCCGCAGCGGGCGCCGTCCCCGGGCCGGTACACGGCCGTCGTGGTGGGCGCCGGCTTCACCGGCCTGGAAGTGGCGACCGGCCTGGGAGAACGGCTGCGGGCGATCGCCCACGCGCACGGCGCGGGCGAGGAGGTGCGGGTCGTCCTGGTCGACCGCGCCGACGTCCTCGGACCGGAGCTCGGTTCTGGACCCCGTCCGCAGATCGACGGCGCGGTCGACGAACTGAAGATCGAGCGACGCCTGGGACGCACCGTGGCGTCGGCCACCCAGGACGACGTCACGCTCTCGGACGGTGAGGTGATCCCCACAGCCACCGTCGTGTGGACGGCCGGCATGGTCGCCAGTTCTCTGACGGCACAGATCCCGGGGGAACGCGACCGTCTGGGACGGCTGAGCGTGGACGCCTACCTGCGGGTGACGGGAGTCCCTGACGTCTACGCCGCCGGCGACACCGCCTCCGCCCTCGCCGAGGAAGGGCATTACACGACTCAGAGCTGCCAGCACGCTCAGCCGATGGGTAAGTTCGCCGGACACAACGTAGCCGCCGACCTCCTGGGCACGGACCCGCTGCCCTTCACCCCTGATCCCTACGGCGTCTGCCTGGATCTCGGGCCGGCGGGCGCCGTGGTCACACAGGGCTGGGACCGCACGGTCCAGATGACCGGCGAGGGCGCCAAGTCCCTCAAGCGGGACATCAATACGCTGTGGATCTACCCCCCGGTCGATGACGCCGAGCAGATCCTCGCCCAGGCAGGGCGCTTCTCCAACCTCTGA
- a CDS encoding RNA polymerase sigma-70 factor, translated as MSSKNDPAEDVESLQGAEAVFRNARGRMFGIAYRMLGSVSEAEDILQEVWIRWQTYDRSKVQNAQAFLATTTTRLAINVLQSARVRRETYVGPWLPEPVDTSGDPALGAERGEALEVAVLMLLEKLTPTERAAYVLRQAFDYPYEQIAEIIGQTNANVRQLVSRARKHLAAEKRASVAADEHQRFLTAFVAAAQTGNVTALEELFAQDVVSYSDGGGAVRASKFPVVGRHRVARFVHAFADTFWSGVTVEPVESNGRAAVRLYRGGNVIAVVTVSVSADGIDRVLWMMNPSKLAAMAA; from the coding sequence ATGTCGTCGAAGAACGATCCAGCGGAAGACGTCGAGAGCCTTCAGGGGGCCGAGGCGGTGTTCCGCAATGCCCGCGGTCGCATGTTCGGGATCGCCTACCGAATGCTGGGCAGCGTCAGCGAGGCGGAAGACATCCTCCAGGAGGTCTGGATCCGCTGGCAGACCTACGACCGGTCCAAGGTGCAGAACGCGCAGGCGTTCCTCGCGACGACCACCACGAGGCTCGCGATCAACGTCCTGCAATCCGCGAGGGTCCGTCGTGAGACCTATGTCGGTCCGTGGCTGCCGGAACCGGTCGACACCAGCGGTGACCCGGCGCTGGGCGCCGAGCGCGGGGAGGCTCTGGAGGTCGCGGTGCTGATGCTGCTGGAGAAGCTCACTCCTACGGAGCGTGCGGCATACGTTCTGCGGCAGGCGTTCGACTACCCGTATGAGCAGATCGCGGAGATCATCGGTCAGACGAATGCGAACGTACGCCAGTTGGTGAGCCGGGCGCGTAAGCATCTGGCCGCGGAGAAGCGTGCGAGTGTCGCGGCTGACGAGCACCAGCGGTTCCTGACCGCGTTCGTGGCGGCCGCACAGACAGGGAATGTGACCGCATTGGAGGAGCTGTTCGCACAGGACGTCGTCTCGTACTCCGACGGCGGAGGGGCCGTTCGGGCCTCGAAGTTCCCCGTTGTGGGCCGTCACCGTGTGGCGAGGTTCGTCCACGCGTTCGCCGACACCTTCTGGTCCGGTGTGACGGTGGAGCCGGTCGAGAGCAACGGCCGGGCCGCGGTGCGTCTGTACCGTGGCGGGAACGTGATCGCCGTTGTCACGGTGAGTGTGAGTGCAGACGGTATCGACCGGGTGCTGTGGATGATGAACCCGTCGAAACTCGCCGCCATGGCCGCCTGA
- a CDS encoding AraC family transcriptional regulator — protein sequence MPRQEISAWRPPVAGVVEVFHAHFTEHAYPMHVHDAWTLLIVDDGAVRYDLDRFERGTPSDTVSLLPPQIPHNGSPATPQGFRKRVLYLDTTQLDESFIGPAVDGPDLTDPVLRRRVGQLHTTLANRGDEFEAESRLAFIGERLREYLRPRLVLGSAAPDRDIARSLRDLLDERLLEGIALEEAARLVHAHPTHLVRAFSGAFGIAPHQYVMSRRVDLARRLLLDGQPAGEVATAVGFYDQSHLTRHFKRVVGVTPGRYARTGAVRR from the coding sequence ATGCCCCGGCAAGAGATCTCCGCTTGGCGCCCCCCAGTCGCGGGCGTCGTGGAGGTTTTCCACGCACACTTCACCGAGCACGCCTACCCCATGCACGTCCACGACGCCTGGACGTTGCTGATCGTCGATGACGGCGCGGTCCGCTACGACCTGGACCGATTCGAGCGTGGCACCCCGAGCGACACCGTGAGTCTGCTCCCGCCACAGATCCCGCACAACGGCTCACCGGCCACCCCTCAGGGATTTCGCAAGCGCGTGCTCTACCTCGACACGACACAGCTGGACGAGAGCTTCATCGGGCCGGCGGTGGACGGCCCGGACCTCACCGATCCCGTGCTGCGCAGACGCGTCGGACAGCTGCACACGACTCTCGCGAACCGGGGAGACGAGTTCGAGGCGGAGAGCCGTCTGGCCTTCATCGGCGAGAGGCTGCGCGAGTATCTGCGCCCCAGGCTGGTCCTCGGCAGCGCGGCACCCGACCGCGACATCGCCCGGAGTCTGCGTGACCTCCTCGACGAGCGTCTACTTGAAGGCATCGCCCTGGAAGAAGCCGCGCGCCTGGTACACGCCCACCCCACGCATCTCGTGCGAGCCTTCAGCGGCGCCTTCGGCATCGCCCCGCATCAGTACGTGATGTCCCGTCGCGTCGACCTGGCCCGCCGTCTGCTGCTCGACGGACAGCCGGCGGGCGAGGTGGCGACTGCCGTCGGCTTCTACGACCAGTCCCACCTCACCCGGCACTTCAAGCGAGTTGTGGGCGTCACCCCGGGCCGGTACGCCCGAACCGGGGCCGTCCGCCGATGA
- a CDS encoding sigma factor-like helix-turn-helix DNA-binding protein, with the protein MDENQEEDLSIAEVIEVPQVGLTHVAAHIRLDILDSARHRRKLYVGEWLPEPVPDGTTTVASTPVRASVTLDKSGKTAPMVMLESLTPAARAAFVLRDMFALSFGEIVAIVGRTPQMCRNLASSACRHVRDRRRQETASDVHTRIVTAFWAACDTRDLAALVSLLDPEATTLSDGGGKVRAALKPIHGADRTARFMLAALLQYPKLEATLQSVNGKTGLVLRHDTTVSGVVSFHVRSEKITDVWLVLNPDKLRSWNRS; encoded by the coding sequence ATGGATGAGAACCAGGAAGAGGACCTGTCCATTGCTGAGGTCATCGAGGTACCGCAGGTGGGGCTGACACACGTCGCTGCACACATACGCCTCGACATCCTCGACTCCGCCCGGCACCGGCGGAAGCTGTACGTGGGTGAGTGGCTGCCTGAGCCGGTGCCGGACGGGACGACCACCGTGGCTTCGACTCCGGTGAGGGCGTCGGTCACGCTCGACAAGTCCGGGAAAACGGCGCCGATGGTCATGCTGGAATCCCTGACGCCTGCGGCCCGGGCCGCGTTCGTCCTGCGCGACATGTTCGCCCTGTCGTTCGGAGAGATTGTCGCGATCGTCGGCCGTACCCCGCAGATGTGCCGAAACCTCGCGTCCTCCGCCTGTCGGCACGTGCGCGACCGGCGTCGACAGGAGACCGCGTCCGATGTGCACACCCGCATCGTCACGGCCTTCTGGGCCGCCTGCGACACCCGCGACCTCGCCGCTCTCGTCTCGCTGCTCGACCCGGAGGCCACCACACTCAGCGACGGTGGCGGCAAGGTACGCGCTGCCCTGAAGCCGATCCACGGCGCGGACCGCACGGCCCGCTTCATGCTTGCCGCACTGTTGCAGTACCCCAAGCTCGAAGCCACCCTGCAATCGGTGAACGGCAAGACCGGTCTGGTCCTCCGCCACGACACCACCGTGTCCGGTGTCGTCAGTTTCCACGTCCGAAGCGAGAAGATCACGGACGTGTGGCTGGTGCTCAACCCCGACAAGCTCCGCAGCTGGAACCGCAGCTGA
- a CDS encoding nucleotidyltransferase domain-containing protein, with translation MTADDVLSVLALMRRAGVGVWIGGGWGIDALLGKQTREHRDLDLLHPGGREDDVVRALNGVGFVESLNWRPVRFVVAASGGREIDLHPLTFAADGSAVQASLDAERPFVYPAPCFVTGMIGDTSVPCLSAEQQVYFHQGYEPTDRDRHDMAQLRHAFGIATHF, from the coding sequence ATGACGGCGGATGACGTGTTGTCTGTGCTTGCGCTGATGCGACGGGCCGGGGTCGGAGTCTGGATCGGCGGGGGATGGGGCATAGATGCCCTGCTCGGCAAGCAGACCCGTGAGCACCGCGACCTGGATCTCCTGCACCCCGGGGGCCGGGAAGACGATGTCGTGAGAGCCCTGAACGGTGTCGGCTTCGTGGAGAGCTTGAACTGGCGGCCCGTGCGGTTCGTGGTCGCGGCATCGGGCGGACGGGAAATCGACCTCCACCCCCTCACTTTTGCAGCGGACGGCTCTGCCGTGCAGGCATCCCTCGACGCAGAGCGCCCGTTCGTCTATCCCGCGCCGTGCTTCGTGACCGGCATGATCGGTGACACGTCGGTTCCATGTCTGTCGGCCGAGCAGCAGGTCTATTTCCACCAGGGCTACGAGCCGACCGACCGTGACCGTCACGACATGGCCCAGCTCCGGCATGCCTTCGGAATCGCCACGCACTTCTGA
- a CDS encoding STAS domain-containing protein produces the protein MFSNCHDRPASPPHRHGCPGIRPTTASSIRPFCIHVTRMDGGRVVLAVTGAVDWANAGALRATALEEIAAGARKLVLDFSFLSFWDSSGMGAVASAYRSATDVGASVALAGLSPTLEKTYRLTGMDTVVTLHRDVCTALTA, from the coding sequence ATGTTCTCCAACTGTCACGACCGGCCTGCGTCCCCGCCCCATCGCCATGGCTGCCCCGGAATTCGACCGACCACGGCCTCGAGTATCAGGCCGTTCTGCATCCACGTCACACGTATGGACGGCGGTCGCGTCGTCCTTGCCGTGACGGGCGCTGTGGACTGGGCCAATGCCGGCGCGCTGCGAGCCACCGCTTTGGAGGAAATCGCAGCGGGCGCCCGGAAATTGGTACTGGACTTTTCATTCCTGTCCTTCTGGGACTCCAGCGGCATGGGAGCTGTCGCGTCCGCATACCGCAGCGCGACCGACGTCGGGGCCTCAGTCGCCCTTGCAGGTCTCTCGCCGACGTTGGAGAAAACGTATCGGCTGACCGGGATGGACACAGTTGTCACGCTCCACCGCGACGTCTGCACGGCCCTCACGGCATAG
- a CDS encoding ATP-binding SpoIIE family protein phosphatase, translated as MPSGDALVLIDDSGRVVEWGHPAEELFGWSAEEAVGRSVATLMSEAAAGGERQWERFSETASVLVKPVLQGTSVMWHVLPAGNAMSGQDVAILKAMFAHSPVVLHVLDNQLRVVRMSSAADGLSNTRVLGKHFTEAYELADPEAEAAVAQGVLEGGVPVVNRLVRHVKAPGRATRRIHSVSYFRLEDSHGDVVGLVASAVDVTERENAQNRLALLDAVRRRVGHRLNVGIVCQELVEAVVPAFADIAYVEVIEDVIRGNEPPPVPVRRDVPLRRTAFQGRIACHPVEVVRPLPVGTPFSDVLSDLRPRLVSIDEDSSWPAADPARAEVIRRSGAHSLIVAPLALRGHALGVVSFYRHQQQDPFEEEDVAVASAVCAHASLCIDNARQYMREWIVAQTVQRRLLPQPTAAHTTVELSQLHLPSPEGGGAWFDAIALPGARTALVVGDVAGHGIAAAITMGLLRTAIHTLAALDLQPDELLARLSDTAGRLAAAYAELPMDPLDREPLTAGCVIAVYDPVELTCTIARAGLPEPVVVFPDGTSADLSVPPGPPLAETGSAPFPATTVSLREGSTLAMGTAALADQVLAPSGPLRPLLDGAGTTPLPDLCDDIAHALPDGTQTGETLMLLARTKALPKDRVLTLSLPAGPEAAPIARAAARHQLEAWGVDEETAYTTELIVSELVGNAVRYGTPPLQLRLIFEQMLTCEVSDTATSAPQVKHARTIDETGRGLFIIASLADQWGTRYQAQGKTVWAEQPTWVSTERRNDAGRPA; from the coding sequence ATGCCCAGCGGCGACGCGCTCGTACTCATCGATGACAGTGGCCGGGTGGTCGAGTGGGGGCATCCGGCTGAGGAGCTGTTCGGGTGGTCCGCCGAGGAGGCCGTCGGCAGGTCCGTGGCCACGCTCATGAGTGAGGCCGCCGCCGGCGGCGAACGGCAGTGGGAAAGGTTCTCGGAGACGGCCTCGGTGCTGGTCAAGCCGGTGCTGCAAGGTACTTCCGTGATGTGGCATGTGCTCCCGGCGGGGAACGCCATGTCGGGGCAGGATGTGGCGATCTTGAAGGCCATGTTCGCCCATTCCCCGGTCGTACTGCACGTCCTCGACAATCAGCTGCGTGTGGTCCGCATGAGCAGCGCCGCCGACGGGCTGAGCAACACTCGCGTGCTGGGCAAGCATTTCACCGAGGCGTATGAACTAGCAGACCCAGAGGCAGAAGCGGCCGTGGCGCAGGGAGTCCTGGAGGGCGGAGTACCGGTGGTGAACCGGCTCGTCCGGCACGTCAAGGCACCGGGTCGGGCCACGCGCCGTATCCACTCCGTCTCCTACTTCCGCCTGGAGGACTCCCACGGCGATGTGGTCGGACTGGTGGCATCCGCGGTCGATGTCACCGAGCGGGAGAACGCACAGAATCGCCTGGCGCTCCTGGACGCAGTCCGCCGACGAGTGGGGCACCGGCTGAACGTGGGCATCGTCTGCCAGGAGCTGGTGGAGGCAGTGGTACCCGCCTTCGCCGACATCGCCTACGTCGAAGTGATCGAAGACGTCATCCGCGGAAACGAGCCCCCGCCGGTACCAGTCCGCCGGGACGTTCCACTGCGCCGAACAGCCTTCCAAGGCCGAATCGCGTGCCACCCGGTCGAAGTCGTGCGCCCTCTGCCGGTCGGCACCCCCTTCTCCGACGTCCTGTCCGACCTTCGGCCGCGCCTCGTGTCGATCGATGAGGACAGCTCGTGGCCGGCCGCCGACCCGGCCCGAGCCGAAGTCATCAGGCGATCCGGTGCACACTCCCTGATCGTGGCGCCGCTGGCGTTGCGCGGCCATGCTCTGGGCGTGGTCAGCTTCTACCGCCACCAGCAACAAGACCCCTTTGAAGAGGAAGACGTCGCGGTGGCGTCCGCAGTGTGTGCCCATGCTTCGCTCTGCATCGACAACGCCCGTCAGTACATGCGCGAGTGGATTGTCGCGCAAACTGTCCAGCGCAGGCTTCTCCCCCAACCGACGGCCGCGCATACCACCGTGGAGCTCTCCCAACTCCACCTTCCTTCTCCGGAGGGCGGCGGCGCATGGTTCGACGCGATCGCGCTGCCCGGCGCACGGACCGCGCTGGTCGTCGGCGACGTGGCAGGCCATGGCATCGCCGCAGCCATCACGATGGGCCTTCTACGGACGGCCATCCACACACTCGCCGCCCTGGACCTGCAGCCCGACGAGCTCCTGGCGCGCCTCAGCGACACCGCGGGCCGCCTCGCCGCCGCGTACGCCGAACTGCCCATGGATCCTCTGGACCGTGAGCCGCTCACCGCCGGCTGCGTCATCGCGGTCTACGACCCGGTCGAACTCACCTGCACCATCGCCCGCGCCGGCCTCCCGGAGCCGGTCGTGGTATTCCCCGACGGCACCTCGGCCGACCTGTCCGTCCCCCCAGGTCCCCCACTCGCCGAAACAGGTAGCGCCCCATTCCCCGCGACGACCGTCAGCCTCCGCGAAGGAAGCACTCTGGCGATGGGCACGGCCGCGCTCGCGGACCAGGTCCTGGCGCCATCCGGTCCACTGCGCCCGCTCCTGGACGGCGCCGGCACAACGCCCCTGCCGGACCTGTGCGACGACATCGCACACGCACTCCCGGACGGCACCCAAACCGGCGAGACACTGATGCTGCTCGCCCGCACGAAGGCGCTGCCCAAAGACCGGGTACTGACCCTCTCGCTGCCTGCGGGCCCCGAGGCCGCACCGATCGCCCGCGCAGCGGCCCGCCACCAACTGGAGGCCTGGGGGGTGGACGAGGAGACGGCGTACACCACCGAACTCATCGTCAGCGAACTCGTCGGCAACGCGGTCCGCTACGGCACTCCGCCCCTGCAACTACGCCTGATCTTCGAGCAAATGCTGACCTGCGAGGTCAGCGACACCGCGACCAGCGCTCCGCAGGTGAAACATGCCCGCACCATCGACGAGACCGGCCGAGGACTGTTCATCATCGCAAGCCTCGCGGACCAGTGGGGCACCCGCTACCAGGCGCAGGGAAAGACCGTCTGGGCAGAGCAACCGACATGGGTGTCGACAGAACGCCGAAACGATGCCGGGCGTCCCGCCTGA
- a CDS encoding SDR family NAD(P)-dependent oxidoreductase, whose protein sequence is MPSRFANHVVILTGAGSGIGQAAALAFAKAGARVLGVGRRAEALRETADLHPAIETLSADVSATGAPERIVQAAVDRWGRIDVLVNNAGVLAMMPLGQVTAEGINQVLATNVTAPSLLASAALPYLRRSQGVIVNISSTFGHRPIAHASHYGASKAAIEQLTRSWALELAPDNIRVNAVAPGPTESGALAGAGLSAKEIDHLKDAEAARIPLGRRGEPEEVAEWILRLADAQTAWLTGQVLTVDGGLELA, encoded by the coding sequence ATGCCCAGCCGTTTCGCCAACCATGTTGTGATCCTGACCGGAGCTGGTTCCGGGATCGGGCAAGCTGCCGCACTGGCGTTCGCGAAAGCGGGAGCGCGGGTGCTGGGAGTCGGGAGACGAGCCGAGGCATTGCGGGAGACGGCCGATCTCCATCCGGCCATCGAGACGCTCAGTGCCGACGTCAGCGCCACAGGCGCACCCGAACGGATCGTGCAGGCCGCGGTCGATCGATGGGGCCGCATCGATGTCCTCGTCAACAACGCCGGAGTCCTCGCGATGATGCCCCTGGGTCAGGTGACCGCCGAAGGCATCAACCAGGTACTGGCCACCAACGTCACCGCTCCGAGCCTTCTGGCAAGCGCCGCCCTTCCGTACCTGCGGCGCTCCCAGGGGGTGATCGTCAACATCAGCAGCACGTTCGGGCACAGGCCAATCGCGCACGCCTCTCACTACGGCGCCTCGAAGGCTGCGATCGAACAGCTGACCCGAAGCTGGGCACTGGAGTTGGCGCCCGACAACATCCGGGTCAACGCAGTGGCTCCCGGCCCCACCGAAAGCGGAGCGTTGGCCGGCGCCGGCTTGTCCGCCAAGGAAATCGATCACCTCAAGGATGCCGAGGCAGCACGCATTCCGTTGGGCCGCCGTGGCGAACCCGAAGAAGTGGCCGAATGGATCCTGCGCCTGGCCGACGCGCAGACCGCCTGGCTCACCGGCCAAGTGCTCACGGTCGACGGCGGGCTCGAACTCGCCTGA
- a CDS encoding DUF2000 domain-containing protein produces the protein MGAGDENVPVRFDTKIAVLLREDLESWQRLNVTAFLVSGLGTVSPEVIGEPYTDADGTAYLPMFRQPVLVFEGTKEMLTAAHGRALSRSLPRAVFTSDLFSTGNDRDNRAAVRAVGKDQLDLAGMAVHGPRNAVDKVLKGARMHP, from the coding sequence ATGGGCGCAGGGGATGAGAACGTGCCTGTCCGCTTCGACACCAAGATCGCTGTCCTGCTGCGGGAGGATCTTGAGTCCTGGCAGCGGCTGAATGTGACCGCCTTCCTGGTCAGCGGGCTCGGCACGGTGTCACCCGAGGTGATCGGCGAGCCGTACACGGACGCCGACGGCACGGCGTACCTGCCGATGTTCCGCCAGCCCGTGCTGGTCTTCGAGGGGACGAAGGAGATGCTGACCGCTGCGCACGGCCGTGCGCTGTCGCGCTCGCTGCCTAGGGCCGTGTTCACCTCGGATCTGTTCAGCACGGGCAACGACCGGGACAACCGGGCGGCTGTACGGGCCGTGGGAAAGGACCAGCTCGATCTGGCGGGGATGGCCGTTCACGGGCCGCGCAACGCGGTGGACAAGGTCCTCAAGGGTGCGCGCATGCACCCATGA
- a CDS encoding SRPBCC family protein, producing MTSRTVVVERRIAAAQGTVWEALTDLRGMEQVLSSVSRTEVLTDGAFDVGTRWRETRRMFGKDATEEMWVSASEPPRRYVVEAESHGTHYVSEWALRADGPATTTVRMTFTAVPAGGFTGLLAKVLGGVGARAVSKAIAKDLDDVATAVEGRSS from the coding sequence ATGACCAGCAGGACAGTCGTCGTCGAGCGCCGCATCGCCGCAGCCCAGGGAACCGTATGGGAAGCCCTCACCGATCTCAGGGGCATGGAGCAGGTACTCAGCAGCGTTTCGAGGACCGAAGTTCTCACAGACGGGGCGTTTGACGTGGGCACGCGGTGGCGTGAGACCCGGCGCATGTTCGGCAAGGACGCCACCGAGGAGATGTGGGTGAGCGCGAGCGAGCCGCCCAGGCGCTACGTGGTGGAGGCCGAATCCCACGGCACCCACTACGTCTCGGAGTGGGCGCTGCGGGCGGACGGCCCGGCCACGACGACGGTCCGCATGACCTTCACGGCCGTGCCGGCCGGCGGCTTCACGGGCCTGCTCGCCAAGGTCCTGGGCGGAGTGGGCGCACGGGCCGTCAGCAAGGCGATCGCGAAGGACCTGGACGACGTCGCCACGGCGGTAGAGGGCCGCAGCAGCTGA